One Methanoculleus sp. 7T genomic window carries:
- a CDS encoding asparagine synthase-related protein — MRLPGIWGIVSDKGLFHDLDLSDFFHREPATAYLRNHMRTQHGVMGRFSVNKFANDKAFDIVCGKLVCMDGVIFNLRQLSRRYRAADCAHILYALQEECGWSFADRLRGNFSGYIYDPDAHETLVFTDHLAQKPVYYFADADTDTLVFASDLKAVAEGMRVLGFAPSVDVGGAYGLLSLGYMLEDRTLVEGVRKLPPGSVLVHKDGEVALHTYYSISGAPCIEGDEEEILGELDRLFTEAIRMEYEKDLEYGYSHVATLSGGLDSRINVGYAKRCRFSPVTCFCFCESGYADEVIAKKISSDHNFDFIFFSLDNGNYLTRNIREIVGANGGLTLYGGAAHLYTSLRALSFQDYGLVHTGEVGEVLKGDLLEAPRPTAVDLSNLGEFAYSTRLLPRLLDVTELDGRKYESYEQFVLLNRGVNAAVNGNRMIEHFTEFSSPFLYVDFFDYCMRIHPKLRYNGTIYLKWMNRYLPEFSRYPWERYGLPPKYPHSVLTYYNRGRWIVRKVIGSGRVGMNPTRHWWKTNPKLRESVNAEFEAGADALGNYPGIAQDARDLFRDGDLMEKVQVITLLIAVRLMHLA, encoded by the coding sequence TATGGGGAATTGTATCGGATAAGGGGCTTTTTCATGATCTCGATCTCTCGGACTTTTTCCACCGGGAGCCGGCGACTGCGTATCTCCGGAACCATATGAGGACCCAACACGGCGTGATGGGTCGGTTTTCTGTCAATAAATTTGCAAACGATAAAGCCTTCGACATTGTTTGCGGCAAACTCGTCTGCATGGACGGAGTGATCTTTAACCTCCGGCAGCTCTCCAGACGGTATCGTGCCGCTGACTGTGCGCATATCCTCTATGCACTACAGGAAGAGTGCGGTTGGTCGTTTGCCGACCGCCTGAGAGGAAATTTTTCCGGATACATCTACGACCCGGATGCACATGAGACGCTGGTTTTTACCGACCATCTTGCTCAGAAACCGGTTTACTACTTTGCCGATGCGGATACGGATACGCTGGTCTTTGCGTCCGACCTAAAGGCGGTGGCCGAAGGCATGCGGGTGCTGGGCTTTGCCCCGTCCGTTGATGTTGGCGGGGCATACGGTCTCCTCTCGCTTGGATATATGCTTGAGGACCGAACATTGGTTGAAGGCGTCAGGAAACTCCCGCCGGGGAGTGTCTTGGTGCATAAAGACGGTGAAGTTGCGCTTCACACATACTACTCGATATCGGGCGCGCCGTGTATTGAAGGGGACGAAGAGGAGATACTGGGGGAACTGGATCGCCTCTTCACCGAAGCAATCCGAATGGAGTATGAGAAAGACCTCGAGTACGGCTACTCACATGTTGCGACACTGAGCGGAGGGCTTGATTCGCGGATAAATGTCGGGTATGCCAAGAGGTGCCGTTTCTCTCCGGTCACCTGCTTCTGTTTCTGTGAGAGCGGTTATGCGGATGAAGTCATCGCCAAAAAGATCTCCTCCGACCATAACTTTGACTTCATCTTCTTCTCGTTGGATAACGGCAACTACTTAACGAGGAATATTCGCGAGATCGTCGGTGCGAACGGAGGCCTAACGTTGTATGGCGGAGCGGCACACCTCTACACCTCTTTACGAGCGCTCTCCTTTCAGGACTATGGGCTCGTTCATACCGGTGAAGTGGGTGAAGTATTGAAGGGCGATCTCCTAGAAGCGCCAAGGCCCACTGCAGTAGATCTGAGTAATCTTGGAGAATTTGCGTATTCGACACGATTACTCCCGAGACTCCTCGATGTGACCGAACTGGACGGCCGGAAGTACGAGTCCTATGAGCAGTTTGTTCTGCTGAATCGGGGAGTGAATGCAGCGGTCAACGGAAATCGCATGATCGAACACTTTACCGAGTTCTCGTCGCCATTTCTCTATGTTGATTTTTTCGACTACTGTATGAGGATACACCCTAAACTCCGCTACAACGGCACCATCTATCTCAAATGGATGAACCGGTATCTCCCCGAGTTCTCCCGGTATCCCTGGGAACGCTATGGGTTGCCTCCGAAGTATCCGCACTCCGTGCTCACATACTACAACCGGGGCCGGTGGATCGTGAGAAAGGTTATCGGAAGCGGACGCGTCGGCATGAACCCGACCCGGCACTGGTGGAAGACGAATCCCAAACTCCGGGAGAGCGTGAATGCAGAGTTTGAAGCGGGCGCGGATGCCCTGGGCAATTATCCTGGAATAGCGCAGGATGCGCGGGATCTCTTCAGGGACGGAGATCTCATGGAGAAAGTACAGGTTATTACCCTGCTGATAGCTGTCAGGCTCATGCACCTTGCATAG